A part of Papaver somniferum cultivar HN1 unplaced genomic scaffold, ASM357369v1 unplaced-scaffold_118, whole genome shotgun sequence genomic DNA contains:
- the LOC113330716 gene encoding protein MAINTENANCE OF MERISTEMS-like: protein MEEQQPEKQDATPRVVGFHIPDDDDVIDTRDDGLPHVLPADGGKVLIGYGESWAKRIYETPNHCRAVRILRHQRDTHWDLFKEVPEVIAIVQDSGLWSSIKYGHQECDRVTASAFAERFAPETYTFHLPFGEMTITPDDANKITGLSVTG, encoded by the coding sequence ATGGAAGAACAACAACCAGAGAAGCAAGATGCAACACCTCGTGTTGTTGGGTTTCACAttcctgatgatgatgatgtaataGATACACGAGATGATGGTTTACCACACGTTCTTCCAGCGGACGGAGGAAAAGTGTTGATTGGTTACGGAGAGTCTTGGGCTAAGAGGATATATGAGACTCCTAACCATTGTCGTGCGGTCAGGATTTTGAGACATCAAAGGGATACACATTGGGATTTGTTtaaagaggttcctgaggtgattgctatAGTGCAAGACTCTGGTTTATGGTCTTCCATTAAATATGGTCATCAGGAATGTGATAGAGTGACAGCCTCCGCCTTTGCCGAGAGATTTGCTCCTGAGACTTACACATTTCATCTCCCCTTTGGCGAGAtgacaatcactcctgatgacGCAAATAAGATTACGGGCCTTAGTGTCACCGGCTAA